In one Streptomyces marincola genomic region, the following are encoded:
- a CDS encoding proline iminopeptidase-family hydrolase has protein sequence MAPTPTARGTVPFRGHETWYRVTGQPGQGRPALVVLHGGPGSTHDYLIGLADFAERGWPVVHYDQLGNGGSTHLPDADPGFWVPELFLDELDNLLNRLGIADDYILFGQSWGGMLAARHASDRPAGLRGLVIANAPASYKLWLSEMDVLRAQLPPGVDDTLRRHEAAGTTDSEEYLQAMLVFYGRHVCRVDPWPRELMASYMETWTDPTVYRTMNGPNEFHVIGSLRDWSVIDCLPRIDVPTLVLSGRHDEATPVTVRPFEELIPGARWEILENSSHSPHLEEPERFYEVLGAFLDSVGANGARTTTVSGG, from the coding sequence ATGGCGCCCACGCCCACGGCCAGAGGAACCGTTCCCTTCCGGGGCCACGAGACCTGGTACCGCGTCACCGGACAGCCGGGCCAGGGCCGCCCGGCCCTCGTCGTCCTGCACGGCGGCCCAGGCTCCACGCACGACTACCTCATCGGCCTGGCCGACTTCGCCGAACGCGGCTGGCCCGTCGTGCACTACGACCAGCTCGGCAACGGCGGCTCCACGCACCTGCCGGACGCCGATCCCGGCTTCTGGGTGCCCGAGTTGTTCCTCGACGAGCTCGACAACCTGCTGAACCGGCTCGGCATCGCGGACGACTACATCCTGTTCGGGCAGTCCTGGGGCGGCATGCTGGCCGCCCGGCACGCCTCGGACCGGCCCGCCGGGCTGCGCGGCCTGGTCATCGCCAACGCCCCCGCCTCCTACAAGCTGTGGCTGTCCGAGATGGACGTGCTGCGCGCCCAGCTGCCGCCCGGCGTGGACGATACGCTGCGCCGCCACGAGGCGGCGGGCACCACGGACAGCGAGGAATACCTCCAGGCGATGCTCGTCTTCTACGGCCGCCACGTGTGCCGCGTCGACCCCTGGCCGCGCGAACTCATGGCCTCCTACATGGAGACGTGGACCGACCCCACGGTCTACCGCACCATGAACGGGCCCAACGAGTTCCACGTCATCGGCAGCCTGCGGGACTGGTCGGTGATCGACTGCCTGCCGCGCATCGACGTGCCCACCCTCGTGCTCTCGGGCCGCCACGACGAGGCCACCCCGGTCACGGTGCGGCCGTTCGAAGAACTCATCCCCGGCGCCCGCTGGGAGATCCTGGAGAACTCCAGCCACTCCCCGCACCTGGAGGAGCCGGAGCGTTTCTACGAGGTGCTGGGCGCATTCCTTGACTCGGTCGGCGCGAACGGCGCGCGGACCACGACGGTGAGCGGAGGCTGA